A portion of the Oncorhynchus gorbuscha isolate QuinsamMale2020 ecotype Even-year linkage group LG19, OgorEven_v1.0, whole genome shotgun sequence genome contains these proteins:
- the LOC124004634 gene encoding uncharacterized protein LOC124004634 isoform X2, whose protein sequence is MSPRVATLLSGLWLSLVLACAASSMWQACDNGKLLLGRDLPLSAVWSCPVISWPESTTQIPSIETEYPPQPIEHVCMDTPITYNHTIPNSGAHRTVGAESGEYLYCPPQRWLNNLQHGATVLLYHPCAPVRQRDLLSVLGHCCLSDYIITPHPDLSKHRPLALVSWGRTLELSQVTTPEVCDWLQLTAAHGNSGDVGPNRKYNLLLTHPADHKHACPKKSRKQCCEETLALLLDGRLEVTDWRRGRVRKSRAALGNDGREKESRTTVLPPLAVTKTNRTTLNRPEAQGPAIVRATQRDTDQGLKVTQPRRRDNYTDDKEPRGKVRETDWLNQNEAEDKRQSGKPRDIQGRGVKSSRHEGERRPRNSPTEREKALSQSRRKQLAVTQANSQDGRAGCDGRVGHSECTETVAPLGGAAAGPGDRMLPTPRTDEAVWAAAALGFLLVLLALSMLHTRLYRQWRTTPSMYWHDPKQDYDSVADVIHRRLKMPGRRKRRVSKSRRQECVLLPPSSSTEEDE, encoded by the exons ATGTCTCCACGGGTGGCGACTCTGCTGTCCGGGCTGTGGCTGTCCTTGGTTCTGGCTTGTGCTGCTAGTTCGATGTGGCAAGCCTGTGACAATGGGAAG CTCTTGCTGGGGAGAGACCTGCCCCTGTCAGCTGTATGGAGCTGTCCTGTGATTTCCTGGCCAGAGTCTACTACCCAG ATTCCTAGCATTGAGACAGAGTATCCCCCACAG CCGATTGAGCACGTCTGCATGGACACACCCATCACCTACAATCACACTATCCCCAACAG TGGTGCTCACCGGACTGTAGGGGCAGAGAGTGGAGAGTACCTGTACTGCCCCCCTCAACGCTGGCTCAACAACCTGCAG catggAGCAACAGTGTTGCTGTACCATCCGTGTGCTCCTGTTCGTCAGCGTGACCTGCTGTCTGTCCTGGgccactgctgtctgtctgactacATCATAACGCCACACCCTGACCTCAGCAAACACAGA CCGTTAGCGCTGGTGTCCTGGGGTCGCACTCTGGAGCTGTCCCAGGTGACCACCCCGGAGGTCTGCGATTGGCTGCAGTTGACAGCGGCACACGGTAACAGTGGCGATGTGGGTCCAAACAGGAAGTATAACTTGCTGTTGACCCATCCTGCGGATCACAAACACGCATGCCCAAAGAAG TCTCGGAAGCAGTGCTGTGAGGAGACCCTCGCTCTGTTGCTGGATGGACGGTTGGAGGtgacagactggaggagagggagggtccGCAAGAGCCGAGCTGCACTCGGGAACgatgggagggagaaagagagccgGACCACCGTGTTGCCGCCTCTAGCAGTCACCAAGACCAACAGGACTACCCTGAACAGACCGGAAGCACAGGGCCCAGCCATAGTGAGGgctacacagagagatacagaccaaGGACTCAAAGTGACTCAACCTCGCCGCAGAGACAATTACACGGATGACAAAGAGCccagagggaaagtgagagaaacagactggCTGAACCAGAACGAAGCAGAGGACAAGAGGCAGAGCGGGAAACCGCGAGACATCcaggggagaggggtgaagagcAGCAGACACGAGGGAGAGAGACGGCCCCGTAACTCTCCGACCGAGAGGGAAAAGGCTCTGTCTCAGAGTCGGCGTAAGCAGTTGGCTGTCACACAGGCGAACAGCCAGGACGGGAGAGCAGGCTGTGATGGTAGGGTGGGCCACAGCGAGTGCACTGAGACCGTAGCTCCGCTAGGGGGCGCCGCGGCTGGACCCGGTGACAGGATGCTGCCCACTCCGCGGACAGACGAGGCGGTGTGGGCGGCGGCGGCGTTGGGCTTCCTCCTGGTGCTGCTGGCACTCTCCATGCTGCACACCCGCCTTTACCGCCAGTGGCGCACCACGCCCAGCATGTACTGGCATGACCCCAAGCAGGACTACGACAGCGTGGCAG ATGTGATCCACAGGAGGCTGAAGAtgccagggaggaggaagaggagggtgtcCAAGAGCCGAAGACAGGAATGTGTCCTCCTACCACCCAGCTCCAGCACAGAGGAGGACGAGTAG
- the LOC124004634 gene encoding uncharacterized protein LOC124004634 isoform X1 — protein MSPRVATLLSGLWLSLVLACAASSMWQACDNGKLLLGRDLPLSAVWSCPVISWPESTTQKIPSIETEYPPQPIEHVCMDTPITYNHTIPNSGAHRTVGAESGEYLYCPPQRWLNNLQHGATVLLYHPCAPVRQRDLLSVLGHCCLSDYIITPHPDLSKHRPLALVSWGRTLELSQVTTPEVCDWLQLTAAHGNSGDVGPNRKYNLLLTHPADHKHACPKKSRKQCCEETLALLLDGRLEVTDWRRGRVRKSRAALGNDGREKESRTTVLPPLAVTKTNRTTLNRPEAQGPAIVRATQRDTDQGLKVTQPRRRDNYTDDKEPRGKVRETDWLNQNEAEDKRQSGKPRDIQGRGVKSSRHEGERRPRNSPTEREKALSQSRRKQLAVTQANSQDGRAGCDGRVGHSECTETVAPLGGAAAGPGDRMLPTPRTDEAVWAAAALGFLLVLLALSMLHTRLYRQWRTTPSMYWHDPKQDYDSVADVIHRRLKMPGRRKRRVSKSRRQECVLLPPSSSTEEDE, from the exons ATGTCTCCACGGGTGGCGACTCTGCTGTCCGGGCTGTGGCTGTCCTTGGTTCTGGCTTGTGCTGCTAGTTCGATGTGGCAAGCCTGTGACAATGGGAAG CTCTTGCTGGGGAGAGACCTGCCCCTGTCAGCTGTATGGAGCTGTCCTGTGATTTCCTGGCCAGAGTCTACTACCCAG AAGATTCCTAGCATTGAGACAGAGTATCCCCCACAG CCGATTGAGCACGTCTGCATGGACACACCCATCACCTACAATCACACTATCCCCAACAG TGGTGCTCACCGGACTGTAGGGGCAGAGAGTGGAGAGTACCTGTACTGCCCCCCTCAACGCTGGCTCAACAACCTGCAG catggAGCAACAGTGTTGCTGTACCATCCGTGTGCTCCTGTTCGTCAGCGTGACCTGCTGTCTGTCCTGGgccactgctgtctgtctgactacATCATAACGCCACACCCTGACCTCAGCAAACACAGA CCGTTAGCGCTGGTGTCCTGGGGTCGCACTCTGGAGCTGTCCCAGGTGACCACCCCGGAGGTCTGCGATTGGCTGCAGTTGACAGCGGCACACGGTAACAGTGGCGATGTGGGTCCAAACAGGAAGTATAACTTGCTGTTGACCCATCCTGCGGATCACAAACACGCATGCCCAAAGAAG TCTCGGAAGCAGTGCTGTGAGGAGACCCTCGCTCTGTTGCTGGATGGACGGTTGGAGGtgacagactggaggagagggagggtccGCAAGAGCCGAGCTGCACTCGGGAACgatgggagggagaaagagagccgGACCACCGTGTTGCCGCCTCTAGCAGTCACCAAGACCAACAGGACTACCCTGAACAGACCGGAAGCACAGGGCCCAGCCATAGTGAGGgctacacagagagatacagaccaaGGACTCAAAGTGACTCAACCTCGCCGCAGAGACAATTACACGGATGACAAAGAGCccagagggaaagtgagagaaacagactggCTGAACCAGAACGAAGCAGAGGACAAGAGGCAGAGCGGGAAACCGCGAGACATCcaggggagaggggtgaagagcAGCAGACACGAGGGAGAGAGACGGCCCCGTAACTCTCCGACCGAGAGGGAAAAGGCTCTGTCTCAGAGTCGGCGTAAGCAGTTGGCTGTCACACAGGCGAACAGCCAGGACGGGAGAGCAGGCTGTGATGGTAGGGTGGGCCACAGCGAGTGCACTGAGACCGTAGCTCCGCTAGGGGGCGCCGCGGCTGGACCCGGTGACAGGATGCTGCCCACTCCGCGGACAGACGAGGCGGTGTGGGCGGCGGCGGCGTTGGGCTTCCTCCTGGTGCTGCTGGCACTCTCCATGCTGCACACCCGCCTTTACCGCCAGTGGCGCACCACGCCCAGCATGTACTGGCATGACCCCAAGCAGGACTACGACAGCGTGGCAG ATGTGATCCACAGGAGGCTGAAGAtgccagggaggaggaagaggagggtgtcCAAGAGCCGAAGACAGGAATGTGTCCTCCTACCACCCAGCTCCAGCACAGAGGAGGACGAGTAG